The Chitinophagaceae bacterium genome includes a window with the following:
- a CDS encoding Na/Pi cotransporter family protein, whose translation MDYGILDFLHLIGSLCVFVFGMKIMSDGLQKAAGPRLKGMLAGMTSNRFMGVLTGFLITVLLQTSSGTTVMVVSFVNAGLLTLAQSMGVIMGANIGTTLTAWMISLLGFKVNVLSIAIIGMGFALPFYFSGNKTRKSLAEFVIGFGILFIGIEYLKESVPNISENPEMLAFLETYTQYGFFSILLFVLFGTILTVTVQSSSAATAITLALIYQGYIDFTYAAAIFLGENIGTTITANLAALVGNVHAKRAARFHFIFNIIGVVWVLSIFTPFLGFIDYILTSFFDMSPFVDDIAERGQNMVIAISVFHSLFNILNVIIFIGFLKFLEKLVIKIQPSKGDVDEEFRLKYISAGIQNSSELSLLEAQKEIQMFAKLIDKMSFTTGALLFEKHKNPEKLLSKLNKREGITDNMEVEITKFLALLTDNGLSERGQKQARGMIRMVSELERIGDLFNLMGRNYERMVDLNVKLPEEGKLELKEMLELIFDFIKVMRVNLGKNYDQIDLAQIYAMDKRIDRKRDEILENHYVRLEKGVYSAQAGVIFLDYVNRLEKVGDNIVNIHEAAIGLKLEKKEAKII comes from the coding sequence ATGGACTACGGCATATTAGATTTTTTACACCTTATCGGCTCGCTTTGTGTTTTCGTATTTGGTATGAAAATTATGAGCGATGGTCTTCAAAAAGCTGCAGGTCCCAGACTTAAGGGTATGCTGGCCGGTATGACATCCAATCGTTTTATGGGTGTTTTGACAGGCTTTTTGATAACGGTTTTACTTCAAACATCTTCCGGAACAACGGTGATGGTTGTTAGTTTTGTAAATGCCGGTCTGTTGACTTTAGCTCAGTCAATGGGAGTAATTATGGGAGCCAATATTGGGACAACTCTTACAGCCTGGATGATTTCCCTTTTAGGCTTTAAAGTAAATGTACTCTCAATAGCTATAATAGGGATGGGCTTTGCGCTTCCATTTTATTTTTCCGGAAACAAAACCAGAAAAAGTTTAGCAGAGTTTGTAATTGGGTTTGGTATACTTTTTATTGGCATTGAATATCTAAAGGAAAGCGTTCCGAATATTTCAGAAAACCCGGAAATGCTCGCTTTTTTAGAGACCTACACACAATATGGATTTTTCTCAATACTACTCTTTGTGTTGTTTGGAACAATTCTAACAGTAACCGTCCAATCCTCCAGTGCCGCCACAGCAATCACTTTAGCGCTCATTTATCAGGGGTATATTGATTTTACATATGCTGCAGCTATTTTTCTCGGCGAAAACATAGGCACAACCATAACAGCCAATCTCGCCGCTCTGGTCGGAAATGTTCATGCAAAAAGAGCTGCACGCTTTCACTTTATATTTAATATCATTGGGGTCGTTTGGGTGTTGTCAATATTTACACCCTTCTTAGGCTTTATAGATTACATACTCACCTCATTTTTTGACATGTCTCCTTTTGTTGACGATATCGCTGAAAGGGGGCAGAATATGGTAATTGCAATATCTGTTTTCCACTCTTTATTTAACATTTTGAATGTTATTATCTTTATAGGTTTCCTTAAATTCTTAGAAAAATTAGTGATTAAAATCCAGCCTTCTAAAGGGGATGTTGATGAGGAGTTCAGACTTAAGTATATAAGTGCAGGAATTCAAAACTCCTCTGAATTATCATTGCTGGAGGCTCAAAAAGAAATACAAATGTTTGCAAAACTCATTGATAAGATGAGCTTTACGACCGGTGCGCTGCTTTTTGAAAAACACAAAAATCCGGAAAAGCTATTAAGCAAACTCAATAAAAGAGAGGGCATAACGGACAACATGGAAGTTGAAATCACGAAATTTCTGGCGCTGCTTACGGATAATGGTTTGAGTGAAAGGGGGCAAAAACAAGCCCGTGGCATGATCCGAATGGTCAGTGAGCTTGAGAGAATCGGTGATTTATTTAATTTAATGGGCAGAAACTATGAGCGAATGGTAGACCTGAATGTTAAGCTGCCGGAAGAAGGGAAATTAGAATTGAAGGAAATGCTTGAGCTGATATTTGACTTTATAAAAGTAATGCGCGTAAACCTGGGTAAAAATTATGACCAAATAGATTTGGCTCAGATTTATGCAATGGATAAGCGTATAGACAGGAAGCGTGATGAGATACTTGAAAATCATTACGTAAGGCTGGAAAAAGGGGTATATAGTGCTCAGGCAGGAGTAATCTTCCTGGACTATGTCAACAGGCTCGAAAAAGTAGGGGACAATATTGTGAACATTCACGAAGCTGCAATAGGCTTAAAATTGGAAAAAAAAGAGGCTAAAATCATATAA
- a CDS encoding DUF3109 family protein, whose amino-acid sequence MSGEKEFFLLEDKLISKELFDEMFFCDYEACKGACCVEGDEGAPLQSKEIIQLEDDLEKILPELDDSGRKVIQKLGVFIKKKGGDYKTPLVNNRACAFTVFENGKALCGIEKAWKEGKTSLQKPVSCHLYPIRIRSENGMDILEYDRWDICSPACKLGKSLGKPVFRFVKDALIRNYGEQFYLELENLYSSYKS is encoded by the coding sequence ATGTCCGGTGAAAAAGAATTTTTCCTTTTAGAAGATAAACTGATATCAAAAGAACTTTTTGATGAAATGTTTTTTTGTGACTATGAGGCCTGTAAAGGAGCTTGCTGCGTAGAAGGTGACGAGGGAGCTCCACTGCAAAGCAAGGAAATTATACAATTAGAAGATGATTTGGAAAAAATACTTCCGGAGTTGGATGATTCCGGTCGGAAAGTCATTCAAAAGCTTGGTGTATTTATAAAGAAAAAAGGTGGAGATTACAAAACACCTTTAGTTAACAACAGAGCATGTGCCTTTACTGTTTTTGAAAATGGAAAAGCCCTGTGTGGAATTGAAAAAGCTTGGAAGGAAGGAAAAACATCCTTACAAAAACCGGTTTCTTGTCACCTTTATCCAATCCGGATTCGATCGGAAAATGGTATGGACATTTTGGAGTATGATCGCTGGGACATATGTTCACCGGCATGCAAACTTGGTAAAAGTCTGGGGAAGCCTGTTTTTAGGTTTGTAAAAGATGCACTTATAAGAAACTACGGAGAGCAATTCTACCTTGAATTAGAAAATTTATATAGTTCATATAAATCTTAA
- a CDS encoding T9SS C-terminal target domain-containing protein: MKKLFFFLAAFALLASPAFSDQFIRCLTDEYLEHKKEENPAFRQAFDQTYDYIYDLASTQRDMTDSVIYRVPVVVHVVYNTPEENIHDSLIHNQIEVLNEDFRRRNADTSMTREIFKPYAGDAGIEFFLAETDPNGNPTDGITRTQTSVETFFNFLDFEAIDNVKLDVEGGKDAWPTDQYMNLWVCNLSLSFGGNQMPAVLGFAYPPVGAPNWPADVFPNDPNLEGVVVHYQVFGRNNPEAVGPLEVVNRGRTTTHEVGHYLGLRHIWGDGGGFGGGDGCDVDDGIDDTPNSASSSDQSCDYTKNTCVISPVNYPDMIENFMDYSDENCMNMFTKGQIAVMRMALSELRPGLAEVDENVSFIAEQNTNTLNLYPNPANTNVYISFEQFTTINKIMISDIKGREIKQKAFHNQDYKTLSINVEDLKTGMYIISVQTGDKLLSSRVMIQ; this comes from the coding sequence ATGAAAAAATTATTTTTCTTTCTAGCAGCCTTTGCTTTACTCGCTTCTCCCGCATTTTCAGATCAATTTATTCGTTGTTTGACAGATGAATATCTGGAGCATAAAAAAGAAGAGAATCCAGCATTCAGACAAGCGTTTGATCAAACATATGATTACATCTATGATTTGGCATCTACTCAGAGAGATATGACAGATTCTGTAATTTACAGAGTTCCGGTTGTAGTACATGTGGTTTATAATACACCTGAGGAAAACATACATGATTCTTTAATTCACAATCAGATTGAAGTATTGAATGAAGATTTCAGAAGGAGAAATGCAGATACCAGCATGACCAGAGAGATATTTAAACCTTATGCAGGTGATGCCGGTATAGAGTTTTTTCTTGCGGAAACGGACCCTAACGGAAATCCAACCGATGGGATTACCCGGACACAGACAAGTGTTGAAACCTTTTTTAATTTTTTAGATTTTGAAGCAATTGACAATGTAAAATTAGATGTTGAAGGTGGTAAAGATGCCTGGCCAACGGATCAGTATATGAATCTTTGGGTTTGCAATTTATCATTGAGCTTTGGCGGTAATCAAATGCCGGCGGTTCTTGGTTTTGCTTACCCTCCTGTTGGTGCTCCGAACTGGCCGGCAGATGTTTTCCCAAATGATCCCAATCTGGAAGGAGTGGTCGTTCATTATCAGGTGTTTGGTAGAAATAACCCGGAAGCAGTAGGTCCGCTTGAAGTTGTAAACAGAGGCAGAACAACCACACATGAAGTAGGTCATTATCTTGGACTAAGACATATTTGGGGTGACGGAGGTGGTTTTGGCGGAGGTGACGGCTGTGATGTTGATGATGGCATTGACGATACACCAAACTCAGCAAGTTCTTCTGACCAAAGTTGTGATTACACCAAAAACACTTGCGTTATTTCTCCTGTAAACTATCCGGATATGATTGAAAATTTTATGGATTACAGTGATGAAAACTGTATGAATATGTTTACCAAAGGACAAATTGCGGTAATGAGAATGGCCTTGAGTGAATTAAGACCCGGACTTGCTGAAGTTGATGAAAATGTATCATTTATTGCTGAGCAAAATACAAATACCTTAAACTTATACCCTAATCCTGCGAATACCAATGTTTATATAAGTTTTGAGCAATTCACTACTATCAATAAAATAATGATAAGTGATATAAAAGGCAGAGAGATTAAACAAAAAGCTTTTCACAATCAGGATTACAAAACATTAAGTATAAATGTTGAAGATTTGAAAACGGGTATGTACATAATAAGTGTCCAAACCGGAGACAAGCTACTATCGAGCCGCGTTATGATTCAATAA
- a CDS encoding CocE/NonD family hydrolase, whose product MISTLRILSLQIILIFSIGNLKAQDDFGIEDFSTKITVPIPMPDGTNLMTDIYLPVTSKDLSISVDIPLIGETTIDLIPSGTQLFYYPELNGQPNPNPWQLPLVFTRTPYNKEGDMTGRIVTLFGYSYALQDMRGRYSSEGVYFPMYSDSWAKAPYHPNYGHILDITDLNDPRNGNFHEDGYHSLQYLTHNLMREYDLNGDGNIDTVDLLANGSIGMFGASALGNTQYQAAAAYPIDPEGPGLKGLLAIVATNEHYKYTGFQNGVFRDRIVTGWLKGQIFSGTNDDLNDIDDSIDNAIHSSADYGLTNKFDAANMAIDHFSTVRYEGGPAGYYPNSIGRLDMDASRAMINENGVGDLNGTISRYTNKEVPTYHLTGWWDIFTDGQIETANLMRHYLSHDFGNRDKQKLVIGPWAHQTIGSRRTGDMFYKENVSDVMGIDIGDLDIDNLEVASVIGSELISWFRYTLNYNDYANIGEPMVRIPESNVWQGSSLGSVRVPSANFDFSFNELLNFLNGTGGLNGLAIEVDIPFIGIQSLVLDIPATGNPIIAELSGNEEIPEIGFVDFANDVPNVRMYVPGPIDDGISENENLGNYWLEADTFPFTNNIHWQNYYLHQNGTIDNSKPNHDEGFKIYVHNPDDPILTVGGANMIVRTPLGDRDSQGQMDLAKPEHAPYTMDRTGVVSFEMEITEDSLSIVGFPVMNLYAKSNPGGVTSGPTDTDFFIRVLDVYPDGREYFVVEGAVNARARDYARALVDNPEGELFPFQNDDIPFTNIQIGEIYEYRFGLMPIAYTWGKGHKMKILISSSNFTRYQVNPNLPIEENEFFRRKPSDGRSYVFNGQELMPRIAVQRIAFSPEHPTHIELPVYNTSFTSVNEILSSSKNDFDVMVFPNPVNDKTGIYSSYNGNVEAKLYNSLGQLADSWSFSHTDVRDFSKLDSGLYFLQITDRENNRTKTIKISKN is encoded by the coding sequence ATGATATCAACTTTACGTATTCTCAGTCTGCAAATAATACTTATTTTCTCCATAGGCAACCTAAAAGCCCAGGATGATTTTGGAATAGAAGATTTTTCTACTAAAATTACTGTGCCAATTCCAATGCCTGACGGAACAAACTTAATGACAGATATCTATCTACCCGTAACCTCTAAAGATTTAAGTATTAGTGTAGACATCCCTTTAATAGGTGAAACCACAATTGATTTAATACCTTCCGGTACGCAGTTGTTTTACTATCCGGAACTAAACGGTCAGCCCAATCCAAATCCCTGGCAGTTACCACTGGTTTTTACCAGAACACCTTATAATAAAGAAGGAGATATGACGGGTAGAATTGTTACTCTTTTTGGATATAGTTATGCACTTCAGGATATGAGAGGCAGGTATTCTTCAGAAGGGGTTTATTTTCCGATGTATAGTGATAGCTGGGCAAAAGCTCCCTATCATCCAAATTATGGACACATTTTAGATATTACAGACCTGAATGACCCGCGAAATGGGAATTTTCATGAAGATGGATACCACAGCCTGCAATATCTTACACATAATTTAATGCGGGAGTATGATTTGAATGGAGATGGAAACATTGATACTGTAGACTTGCTGGCAAATGGAAGCATTGGCATGTTTGGTGCTTCAGCGCTTGGAAACACTCAGTATCAGGCTGCTGCGGCTTATCCCATTGATCCGGAGGGGCCGGGACTAAAGGGCTTGCTGGCTATTGTTGCTACAAATGAGCATTACAAATACACGGGTTTTCAGAATGGTGTTTTTAGAGACCGTATTGTGACAGGTTGGTTGAAAGGGCAGATTTTTTCCGGTACAAATGACGACCTCAATGATATAGATGATAGCATCGACAATGCCATACATTCTTCAGCAGATTATGGATTAACGAATAAGTTCGATGCTGCTAATATGGCAATAGACCACTTCTCAACAGTCAGATATGAGGGAGGTCCGGCAGGTTATTACCCAAACAGTATTGGCCGCTTAGATATGGATGCCAGCAGAGCAATGATTAATGAAAACGGTGTTGGAGATTTGAACGGAACAATAAGCAGGTATACCAATAAAGAGGTTCCTACCTATCATCTTACCGGTTGGTGGGATATATTTACTGACGGTCAGATTGAAACAGCCAATTTAATGAGGCACTATTTAAGTCATGATTTTGGTAACAGAGACAAGCAAAAATTAGTAATCGGGCCCTGGGCTCATCAGACAATTGGAAGCAGAAGAACAGGTGATATGTTCTATAAAGAAAACGTTTCTGACGTCATGGGAATCGATATCGGTGATTTAGATATTGATAATTTAGAGGTCGCCTCTGTAATTGGTTCAGAATTGATTTCATGGTTTAGGTATACCCTTAACTATAATGATTACGCTAATATAGGAGAGCCAATGGTAAGAATTCCGGAAAGTAATGTATGGCAAGGTTCTTCATTGGGTTCTGTGAGAGTTCCGTCAGCGAATTTTGACTTTTCTTTTAATGAATTATTAAACTTTTTAAACGGTACCGGCGGGCTTAACGGATTAGCTATTGAAGTAGATATCCCCTTTATTGGTATTCAAAGTCTGGTTTTGGATATCCCTGCCACGGGCAATCCTATTATTGCAGAATTATCAGGAAATGAAGAAATTCCTGAAATTGGGTTTGTAGATTTCGCTAATGATGTCCCAAATGTGAGAATGTATGTGCCGGGTCCTATTGATGATGGCATTTCAGAAAATGAAAATCTGGGAAATTACTGGTTAGAGGCAGATACCTTCCCTTTTACGAATAACATTCATTGGCAAAACTACTATCTGCATCAAAATGGAACTATTGATAATAGCAAACCAAATCATGATGAAGGTTTTAAAATTTATGTTCACAATCCGGACGATCCGATTCTTACCGTCGGAGGAGCAAATATGATTGTCAGAACTCCGCTGGGAGACAGAGACAGTCAGGGTCAGATGGATTTAGCTAAGCCCGAGCACGCACCTTATACCATGGACAGAACCGGTGTTGTAAGCTTTGAAATGGAAATAACAGAAGACTCTCTTTCTATAGTTGGGTTTCCCGTGATGAACTTATATGCAAAATCAAATCCGGGAGGTGTAACAAGCGGACCTACAGACACAGATTTCTTTATACGCGTTTTAGATGTCTATCCGGATGGCAGAGAGTATTTTGTTGTGGAAGGAGCGGTAAATGCAAGAGCAAGAGATTATGCAAGAGCTTTGGTGGATAATCCGGAAGGAGAGTTGTTTCCTTTCCAAAATGATGATATCCCATTTACGAATATTCAAATCGGAGAAATTTATGAGTATCGCTTCGGATTAATGCCTATAGCATATACCTGGGGCAAGGGCCACAAAATGAAAATACTTATTTCAAGTAGTAATTTTACGAGATATCAGGTTAACCCTAATTTGCCGATTGAAGAAAATGAGTTTTTCAGAAGAAAACCTTCCGATGGCCGCTCATATGTATTCAACGGGCAAGAATTAATGCCGAGAATTGCCGTGCAAAGAATAGCTTTTAGTCCCGAACACCCAACGCATATAGAATTGCCTGTTTACAATACAAGCTTTACATCCGTTAATGAAATTTTATCTTCTTCTAAGAATGATTTTGATGTTATGGTCTTTCCCAATCCGGTAAATGACAAAACCGGTATTTATTCAAGCTATAATGGTAATGTTGAAGCCAAACTTTATAATAGTCTTGGGCAGCTGGCAGACAGCTGGAGTTTTTCTCATACAGATGTGAGAGATTTTTCAAAGCTCGACTCCGGATTGTATTTTCTGCAAATCACTGATAGAGAAAATAATCGGACAAAAACCATTAAAATTTCAAAAAATTAA
- a CDS encoding TonB-dependent receptor: MLKKALTFVCLTCLYIPLIFGQTVINGLVKDSDTNEPLIQANIVVMETQQLAVSDAMGKFSIELNVDLPVELRVSYIGYSDKKILIESESADLIISLSPQVIPGQEVVVSASRISERIMESPVTIERMSIRDIEQAASGNFYETLGDMKGVDVVSSSLGMQIVNTRGFNTTAPVRIVQFVDGMDNQAPGLNFPVGNMVGANDLDLQSVELISGPASALYGPNAFQGVINMTTKTPYNFQGISAQIKGGERSLIEGQFRIAKAFGENERFAVKVTGSFMQADDWIADNPESNRYGDIETEQDLSAIVRQLQFDESLSQKEREDFVALNNYLDFNPIANPGKQNIEAPGYMESELSENTIKSNKLAAALHYRFNNSLEASYNYRFGNGTAIYQGANRYSINNISFQQHKLELSGRQFLVRAYTTLENAGDSYDLVFTGINLSRAGVENYISEYLAEYFDQLDSLTNGFERDARLEWVNIAHAAAKEKAQNEGWYTSESQEFDSLINAIVNNPDLESGSRFEDKSSLQHIEGQYNFNFDFADIIAGVSFRNYSPRSFGTIFSDTLVNPADTLENGRYNPNAEFVSLNTQEGGGFIQISKLLFNERLRLMGSGRVDKHMNFDLQFSPRVAAIYSPNRNHSIRVSAQSAFRMPTLQNQYILLNLGPITLKGNLNGHENLYTLESVENFQEEHDSNFVVNPLLLDTISLAPLQPEQMKTIELGYRGIWQNNFYWDIAVFYSVYEQFIGEIRVARPSGDALAGETSGEDAILTGNYELFQIPVNAKETVSSIGVYAGINYYFGSGYSAGINYSFNELNTEQLNDPIIPGFNTPKNQFGIQMSGRDVWRTFGFNAAFRWRDEFKWQSTFGDGVVPSYHTLDLQLNYRIPEWYSTVRVGASNVYNNKHLQAYGSPQIGRLMYASWTVDLGFPVRD; encoded by the coding sequence ATGTTAAAGAAAGCACTAACTTTTGTTTGTTTGACCTGTTTATACATCCCTCTAATTTTTGGTCAGACAGTAATTAATGGATTGGTAAAAGATTCTGATACCAATGAGCCCCTGATTCAAGCGAATATAGTAGTAATGGAAACCCAACAATTGGCGGTTAGTGATGCTATGGGTAAATTTTCTATAGAACTGAATGTAGACCTGCCTGTAGAACTCAGGGTTTCTTATATCGGATATTCAGACAAAAAAATACTTATAGAATCTGAAAGTGCAGATTTGATAATATCATTATCTCCACAGGTAATTCCGGGACAGGAAGTGGTCGTGTCAGCATCCAGAATCAGTGAAAGAATCATGGAGTCTCCCGTAACTATAGAGCGCATGAGCATTAGAGATATTGAACAGGCAGCATCCGGTAATTTTTATGAAACGCTGGGAGATATGAAAGGCGTGGATGTGGTAAGTTCGAGTTTAGGCATGCAGATAGTCAATACCAGAGGGTTTAATACAACCGCCCCTGTAAGAATTGTTCAGTTTGTGGATGGAATGGATAATCAAGCTCCGGGATTGAATTTTCCGGTTGGAAATATGGTTGGGGCAAATGATTTGGATTTACAAAGCGTGGAACTAATTTCCGGTCCGGCATCTGCACTTTATGGCCCCAACGCTTTTCAGGGAGTTATAAACATGACGACCAAAACCCCCTATAATTTTCAAGGCATTAGTGCTCAGATAAAAGGAGGAGAACGCTCACTGATTGAAGGTCAGTTTAGGATTGCCAAAGCTTTTGGTGAAAATGAACGTTTCGCTGTGAAAGTAACGGGTTCTTTCATGCAAGCAGACGATTGGATTGCCGATAATCCTGAATCTAACCGATATGGTGACATAGAAACAGAACAAGATTTAAGTGCAATTGTGCGACAGTTGCAGTTTGACGAAAGTTTGTCTCAAAAAGAACGTGAAGACTTCGTTGCATTAAACAATTATCTTGATTTTAATCCCATAGCAAATCCAGGGAAACAAAACATTGAAGCGCCGGGATATATGGAGTCTGAATTGTCTGAGAATACTATAAAAAGCAATAAGCTGGCAGCAGCATTACATTATCGGTTTAATAATTCACTGGAGGCTTCTTATAATTATAGATTTGGAAACGGAACAGCTATATACCAGGGAGCAAACAGATATAGCATAAACAATATAAGCTTTCAGCAACATAAATTAGAGCTAAGTGGCAGACAATTTTTAGTTAGAGCATATACAACTCTTGAAAATGCAGGAGATTCTTACGATTTAGTTTTTACGGGTATAAATTTATCAAGAGCAGGTGTTGAAAATTACATCTCTGAGTATCTCGCAGAATATTTTGATCAGTTAGATTCACTGACAAATGGATTTGAAAGAGATGCCCGCTTAGAGTGGGTAAACATTGCACATGCAGCAGCTAAAGAAAAAGCACAAAACGAGGGATGGTATACTTCAGAATCACAAGAGTTTGACTCTTTAATTAATGCAATAGTAAACAACCCTGATTTGGAATCCGGTTCTCGCTTTGAAGATAAATCTTCATTACAGCATATAGAAGGTCAGTATAATTTCAACTTTGACTTTGCTGATATTATAGCAGGTGTTTCTTTCAGAAACTACAGTCCGCGTTCTTTTGGTACAATATTTAGCGATACTCTGGTAAATCCGGCAGACACTCTTGAAAACGGCAGATACAACCCAAATGCTGAATTTGTTTCACTTAATACCCAAGAGGGGGGCGGCTTTATTCAAATTTCAAAACTTTTGTTTAATGAAAGACTTCGATTAATGGGTAGTGGCAGGGTTGATAAACATATGAATTTCGACTTGCAGTTTTCTCCAAGAGTTGCAGCCATATACTCTCCGAACAGAAATCATTCAATCAGAGTTTCCGCACAATCAGCCTTTAGAATGCCAACTCTGCAAAATCAATATATTTTGTTAAATCTGGGTCCTATTACTTTAAAAGGAAACCTCAACGGTCATGAAAATCTTTATACCCTGGAGTCAGTTGAGAATTTTCAAGAAGAACACGACAGCAATTTTGTGGTTAATCCATTATTGCTGGACACTATAAGTCTGGCTCCATTACAGCCCGAACAAATGAAAACCATAGAGCTTGGATACAGGGGGATTTGGCAAAATAATTTTTACTGGGATATTGCGGTTTTCTATTCGGTTTATGAGCAGTTTATCGGCGAAATAAGAGTGGCAAGACCTTCCGGTGATGCACTGGCCGGAGAAACAAGTGGTGAAGATGCTATTTTAACGGGTAATTATGAATTGTTTCAAATTCCGGTAAATGCAAAAGAAACAGTTAGTAGTATTGGTGTTTATGCAGGAATTAACTATTACTTTGGCTCGGGTTATTCAGCAGGAATAAACTATTCATTTAATGAATTAAATACCGAACAACTTAATGATCCTATAATTCCGGGTTTTAATACTCCTAAAAACCAGTTTGGTATCCAAATGAGCGGAAGGGATGTCTGGAGAACATTCGGGTTTAATGCTGCTTTCAGATGGAGAGATGAGTTTAAATGGCAAAGTACTTTTGGAGATGGCGTGGTTCCTTCTTATCACACCCTTGATTTGCAATTAAATTACCGGATACCTGAGTGGTACAGCACTGTACGGGTTGGAGCTTCTAATGTTTACAACAATAAACATCTGCAGGCTTACGGCAGTCCGCAAATAGGAAGATTAATGTATGCAAGCTGGACGGTAGATTTAGGGTTTCCGGTGCGTGACTAA
- a CDS encoding 3-hydroxybutyryl-CoA dehydrogenase: protein MEVKDIKMVAIAGAGTMGIGIAQLSVIAGHNTLLFDINKDALEKAKKALDKNLNKAIEKGKLSESEKNKAWERVCFINNPEELKGDIIIEAVVERLDVKQRLFQKAIDLNGENTILATNTSSIPITRIAAGLSKPENVVGMHFFNPAHIMKLVEVISGAATRPEIANLVFDLAESWGKTAVMAKDRPGFIVNRVARHFYVESLKVLEEQVATHEQIDMLMESSGFKMGPFRLMDLIGVDTNFSVTSSMFESFHYDSKFRPSIIQQQKVEAGHHGRKNGKGFYDY, encoded by the coding sequence ATGGAAGTAAAAGACATAAAAATGGTTGCCATTGCAGGAGCAGGAACTATGGGAATTGGAATCGCTCAATTATCTGTGATAGCAGGACATAACACATTGCTGTTTGATATAAATAAAGATGCTTTGGAAAAGGCTAAAAAAGCCCTGGACAAAAACCTGAACAAAGCAATTGAAAAAGGAAAATTAAGCGAAAGTGAAAAAAATAAAGCATGGGAAAGAGTCTGTTTTATTAACAATCCGGAAGAGCTAAAAGGGGATATTATTATAGAAGCCGTTGTGGAGCGGCTTGATGTAAAACAGCGTTTATTTCAAAAAGCTATTGATTTAAATGGAGAGAATACCATTTTGGCTACCAATACCTCCTCCATACCAATTACACGCATTGCTGCCGGTTTAAGCAAACCGGAAAATGTAGTAGGAATGCATTTTTTTAATCCGGCTCACATTATGAAACTGGTAGAAGTTATTTCAGGAGCCGCTACACGTCCCGAGATTGCAAATTTAGTATTTGATTTAGCAGAGAGCTGGGGCAAAACAGCCGTTATGGCAAAAGACAGACCGGGCTTCATTGTTAATAGAGTTGCCCGTCATTTTTATGTTGAATCCTTAAAAGTTCTCGAAGAACAAGTTGCCACTCACGAACAAATTGATATGTTAATGGAAAGCTCAGGTTTTAAAATGGGCCCCTTTCGCTTGATGGACCTGATAGGCGTGGATACAAATTTTTCAGTAACTTCTTCTATGTTTGAGTCTTTTCACTATGATTCAAAATTTCGCCCAAGCATTATTCAACAGCAAAAAGTTGAAGCAGGACACCATGGGCGAAAAAATGGAAAAGGCTTTTATGACTACTAA